From a single Nicotiana tabacum cultivar K326 chromosome 8, ASM71507v2, whole genome shotgun sequence genomic region:
- the LOC107775655 gene encoding F-box/LRR-repeat protein 17 — protein MQGRLHHPHTATPIADVILPKRGKKRGSYTCGRCGVPKKGHVCSFPKDLNPISNPNPNLTPSPSSNPSPDPESFRLPSPLSVVRPQSPPPPPPPQQRLILPQLRRALSFDDIDVTDSCKSDDEEDEFFLDPDNESDVIGSGKLPGYCLWEVFKRLPPPALLTAARVCKGWRDTSRRVWKSAEELRLRVPVKAQIGLVGSVLKKCPGLVKLSVTMESDVDATMLACIAFSCPKLDSIEIFTSGTSVNRITGDELGRFVADKRCLTNLKMEGCSNLGGFTLCSTSLSTLWLSDLYCHSKMVFNCPNLKEISVDFSRQENDTTDLTLMVDGLGRSCPRLQSIHIASIRLTNAVVLALTAANLRGLQMLSLVLGSEITDASVAAIASSYSSLELLDLSGSSISDSGIGMICNVFPETLSKLLIAVCPNITSSGIQFATAQLPNLELMDCGMTICDPNLDSTTQENNDLQLQRTSNSKMHLIYQKLIIKHTRLKKLSLWGCSGLDALYLNCPELKDLNLNSCINLNPERLLLQCPNLESVHALGCQDMLVETLQNQVCNDFITAEDHFHCKRLPDGSKRIMVPHLFSPQPIDGKKKRISKRRRCTVLVS, from the exons ATGCAGGGTCGCCTACACCACCCCCACACCGCCACTCCTATCGCCGACGTTATCCTCCCTAAGCGAGGCAAAAAACGGGGTAGTTACACCTGTGGTCGTTGTGGTGTTCCTAAAAAAGGCCACGTTTGTAGTTTTCCTAAGGACCTTAATCCTATTAGTAATCCAAACCCTAATCTCACTCCTAGTCCTAGTTCTAATCCCAGTCCCGATCCTGAATCATTCCGTTTGCCTTCTCCACTCTCGGTCGTCCGTCCTCAGTCGCCGCCACCTCCTCCGCCGCCGCAGCAACGTCTTATACTCCCGCAACTCCGGCGAGCACTTTCATTCGATGACATTGATGTTACTGACTCATGTAAATCTGATGACGAGGAAGATGAGTTTTTTTTGGATCCGGATAATGAATCGGATGTAATCGGGTCCGGAAAGTTGCCGGGGTATTGTTTATGGGAGGTGTTTAAGAGATTGCCGCCTCCGGCGTTGCTaacggcggctagggtttgtaaAGGGTGGAGGGATACTTCTAGAAGGGTCTGGAAGTCTGCCGAGGAACTTAGACTTCGGGTTCCGGTGAAGGCCCAGATTGGACTTGTTGGATCGGTGTTGAAGAAGTGTCCTGGGCTTGTTAAGCTTTCTGTTACAATGGAAAG TGATGTTGATGCTACCATGTTGGCATGCATTGCATTTTCCTGCCCGAAATTAGATTCGATAGAGATCTTCACATCTGGTACCTCAGTCAATCGGATCACGGG GGATGAGTTGGGTCGTTTTGTTGCTGACAAAAGATGTCTTACTAATCTCAAGATGGAAGGCTGCTCTAATCTTGGGGGTTTTACTCTTTGTTCAACCAGTCTCTCCACTCTTTGGCTTTCAGATCTCTATTGTCACTCTAAGATG GTCTTTAACTGCCCCAACTTGAAGGAAATTTCTGTGGATTTTTCTCGGCAAGAAAATGATACCACTGATCTAACTCTCATGGTGGATGGTCTTGGAAGGAGCTGTCCTAGACTCCAGAGCATTCACATTGCTTCCATCCGGCTTACAAATGCTGTTGTGCTTGCTTTAACAGCAGCAAATTTAAG GGGGTTACAAATGCTTTCTCTTGTACTGGGGTCAGAAATAACTGATGCATCTGTTGCAGCTATTGCTTCAAGCTACTCAAGCCTAGAGTTGCTTGATTTAAGCGG GTCCAGCATTAGTGATAGTGGCATTGGAATGATATGCAATGTATTCCCAGAGACATTGTCTAAACTTCTCATTGCTGTTTGTCCAAATATCACTTCAA GTGGCATTCAATTTGCTACAGCTCAGTTGCCTAATCTAGAGCTAATGGACTGTGGTATGACCATTTGTGATCCGAATCTAGACAGTACAACTCAGGAAAATAATGATCTCCAGTTACAAAGAACTTCAAACAGTAAAATGCACCTTATATATCAAAAACTGATTATTAAACATACCCGCTTGAAGAAACTCAGCTTATGGGGTTGCTCTGGATTAGAT GCATTATATCTGAATTGTCCAGAACTTAAAGATTTGAACCTGAACTCTTGTATAAATCTGAATCCAG AAAGATTGTTACTCCAGTGCCCCAATCTGGAAAGTGTTCATGCATTAGGTTGCCAGGACATGTTGGTTGAAACCCTTCAGAATCAG GTTTGCAATGATTTTATAACTGCAGAAGATCATTTTCATTGCAAACGTCTTCCTGATGGCTCGAAAAGGATCATGGTTCCACATTTATTCAGTCCACAG CCAATTGACGGGAAGAAAAAGAGGATTTCGAAGCGCCGCCGTTGTACTGTGCTTGTAAGTTAG